The following are encoded together in the Lathyrus oleraceus cultivar Zhongwan6 chromosome 3, CAAS_Psat_ZW6_1.0, whole genome shotgun sequence genome:
- the LOC127127220 gene encoding AT-hook motif nuclear-localized protein 7 yields the protein MEGREGSSTGVTVIGAEAPSAYHMVPRSEVPPSQHGPVSESGGGAIGVSPVSLVMDGGAIKKKRGRPRKYGSDGSVSAVALSPLPISSSGPFSSEFSSGKQGKPKGMEFKQSKKVGGDPFGDSVGTNFMPHIITVNAGEDITMKVISFSQQGPRAICILSASGVISNVTLRQPDSSGGTLTYEGRFEILSLSGSFMPTESQGTRSRSGGMSVSLSSPDGRVVGGGVAGLLVAASPVQVVVGSFLPSNQQDQKPKKPKSDYSAATLTAPIAVSSAPPPTNGEREDVMCGGHLVQNSGTLNSNLTSPSAFRRENWVNMHSMPDSLKSATDINISLPDN from the exons ATGGAAGGGAGAGAAGGTAGCAGCACTGGAGTTACGGTGATAGGAGCGGAAGCTCCGTCGGCATATCATATGGTGCCGAGGAGTGAAGTTCCTCCGAGCCAGCATGGTCCTGTTTCTGAATCAGGAGGTGGAGCTATTGGTGTCTCGCCGGTGAGTTTGGTAATGGATGGAGGGGCAATCAAGAAAAAAAGAGGTAGACCGAGGAAATATGGGTCAGACGGGTCGGTTTCTGCTGTGGCGTTATCGCCTTTGCCGATCTCGTCTTCAGGTCCTTTTTCTAGTGAGTTTTCGTCGGGGAAGCAAGGGAAACCGAAGGGGATGGAGTTCAAGCAGTCGAAGAAAGTTGGAGGCGATCCGTTTG GTGACTCGGTTGGAACCAACTTTATGCCGCATATCATTACCGTCAACGCTGGCGAA GACATTACAATGAAGGTTATATCTTTTTCCCAACAAGGACCGCGAGCTATATGCATCTTATCCGCAAGCGGTGTGATTTCAAACGTTACGCTTCGCCAGCCCGATTCTTCTGGTGGAACTTTGACCTATGAG GGCCGGTTTGAGATACTTTCGCTGTCTGGATCGTTCATGCCTACCGAGAGTCAAGGAACGAGAAGCCGGTCGGGTGGAATGAGTGTTTCTTTGTCAAGCCCCGACGGTCGTGTTGTAGGCGGTGGAGTTGCGGGTCTTCTAGTAGCTGCCAGTCCTGTGCAG GTGGTGGTTGGAAGTTTTCTGCCAAGTAACCAGCAAGACCAGAAACCAAAGAAACCGAAATCTGATTACTCAGCAGCCACCTTAACCGCACCTATTGCAGTGTCTTCCGCGCCGCCACCAACCAATGGCGAAAGGGAAGATGTCATGTGTGGTGGACACTTAGTACAAAATTCCGGAACACTTAACTCAAACCTTACTTCTCCCTCGGCCTTTCGTCGAGAAAATTGGGTTAACATGCACTCCATGCCGGACTCATTGAAGTCTGCAACCGATATTAACATATCTTTGCCCGATAATTAA